One region of Rana temporaria chromosome 9, aRanTem1.1, whole genome shotgun sequence genomic DNA includes:
- the LOC120914053 gene encoding lipocalin-like produces MKGLVLSLALATLYVLYVQADVPLQPDFQEDKIVGKWYGIGLASNSGWFKAKKQFLKMCTTVITPTADGNLDVVATYPKQDRCEKKSMTYIKTEQPGRFLSKSPRYGSDHVISVMESNYDEYTMMHTLKTKGGEVNTVVSLFGRSPNLKPEILERFKQTAKEYGLTDENILILPQTDKCASEA; encoded by the exons ATGAAGGGACTCGTACTCAGCTTAGCCCTCGCCACTCTGTATGTCCTGTATGTACAGGCCGACGTTCCCCTCCAGCCGGACTTCCAAGAGGACAAA ATTGTTGGAAAGTGGTATGGCATCGGACTGGCCTCTAACTCTGGCTGGTTCAAGGCTAAGAAGCAGTTCTTGAAGATGTGCACCACTGTTATTACCCCCACTGCTGATGGGAACCTCGATGTTGTGGCCACCTATCCTAA GCAAGACCGATGTGAAAAGAAGAGCATGACCTACATCAAAACCGAACAGCCTGGCCGTTTCCTGTCCAAGAGCCCAC GTTACGGCAGCGATCACGTCATCTCAGTGATGGAGAGCAACTATGATGAATACACCATGATGCACACTCTGAAGACCAAGGGCGGTGAGGTCAACACTGTTGTATCTCTGTTTG GCAGATCCCCAAATCTGAAACCAGAAATCCTGGAGAGATTCAAGCAGACTGCTAAGGAATATGGACTGACTGATGAAAACATCCTCATCCTTCCTCAAACTG ATAAGTGTGCGTCCGAAGCATAA